CCTCTTGGGGTTGGTGCTCCTCTTCGCGTCGGCGATGGTGCTGCGCCTCGGTTGGTTGCAGCTTCTGCACGGCAGTGAGAACCGTGAGCGGGCCGACGAGAACCGCATCCGTTTGCTGGCCCGGAATCCCGTGCGCGGGCGGATCCTGGATCGCCATGGCCAGGTCCTGGTCTCCAGTCGTCTGATCTACAGCCTCTATCTGCAACCCAAGGATCTTCCGCAGGGGACCTGGCCCGCCTTGCGGGATCGGCTCAGCGGCCTGTTGAACATCCCCCAGAAACAACTGGAGCAGCGCAAGCGTCGGGGGCCCGGCAAGCAGGAATACCGGATTGAGCTGGCCAGTGAACTGACGCCAGAGCAGGTGCTGCGCTTCCGCGAGCAGGCCGGCGACCTCAGGGGGGCACAGGTTGATCTGGACGTGGTGCGCAGCTATCCCCATGGCTCGCTTGGGGCCCACACCTTGGGCTACACCCAGCCGATCACCGAGCAGGAATACAAGGTTCTGGCGAAGCGGGGCTACAAGATTCGCGACCGCATCGGCCGCATCGGAGTGGAGGCCGCCTACGAGAAACACCTGCGCGGCACCTGGGGCGGCCAGATGGTCGAGGTCAACGCCATGGGTGAGATTCAGCGCGTCCTCGGCGATCGACCGTCCAAGGCCGGCAAAGATCTGGTGGTCACCTTGGACCTGCCGCTGCAGCGGGCAGCTGAGGCCGCCCTCAAGGGCAAGCCGGGGGGCGCCATCGTCGCCCTCAATCCCAGAACGGGGGCGATCCTGGCGCTCGCCAGTCGCCCCACGTTCGATCCCAACTTCTTCTCGAAGACCGTCACCACCCAGCGGGAGTACGACGCCCTATTTGCGTCGCCCTCGAAACCGCTCTTCAGCCGGGCCATGAATGCCTACGACCCCGGCAGCACCTGGAAGCCGGTGACCGCCTTCGCTGGGATGGCCTCCGGCAAGTTCCCGCCCAGCACCAAGTTGATGACCCGCGCTTGCATCACCTATGGCGGGCATTGCTTCCCGGACCACAACGGCGCCGGGTTTGGCTTGATCGGCTACGAGGACGCCCTTCGCTTTTCGAGCAACACCTTCTATTACCAAATTGGCGTTGGGGTGGGCTCGATGCCGCTCTATGACGCCGCCGTGAAGTTGGGCTTCACGAAGCCCACCGGTATCGAGATCGGCTACGAGGAAAGCACCGGTCTGGTGGGCAACGAACAGTGGGCCGCGAAGGGGCGGACCTGGGGAAAGCCCGGCACCACCCCCTGGATCCCCGAGGACATGGCGAGCATGTCCATCGGTCAGTCCGTGGTTCAGGTCACCCCCCTGCAGCTGGCTCGGGCCTATGCCGTCTTTGCCAATGGCGGCTATCTGATCACCCCGCATCTTGTTGATCGCGGTCTGGACTGGACGGCGCCTCCGCGGCGCACCAAGGTGGACATCAAGCCTTCCACGCTGGCCACAATCAACCTTGGTTTGCGCAAGGTGGTCCAAGAGGGCACCGGCTATGCCATGAACCAAGCGGCGGAGTTGCCTCCCGTCGCGGGCAAAACGGGCACGGCCGAGGACAGCACGGGAGGACCGGACCACGCCTGGTTTGCCTGCTTTGCCCCCTATCCGAATGGGGAGATCGTCGTGGTTGCCTTCGCCCAGAACACCCCGGGGGGTGGTTCAGTGCACGCGCTGCCGATGGCCCGTCAGGTGCTGCAGGTTTGGGCTCAACAACGCAGCCGCTAGACCAGGCTCTGGGCTGGGGCTTGCAGCACTTGCCGGTAGAAGCCGCGCAGTTGCTCGGTCGCTCCTGCCCAGCCCCAACGCTCGGCTTCCTCTCGGGCATTCCGGCGCAGTTGCTCGCGCTCTCCGGGATCGCCGAGTAGCCGTTGGGTAGCCGCGGTCAGGCTTCCGGCACCGCCATCGGCTCCATCGGGTTCATAGAGACAGCCGTTGACCCCATCGCTGACGATGTCGGGGATGCCGCCCCGGTTGGCGCCCACCACCGGGCAGCCCGCCGCCATGGCCTCGAGCAGGACCAAGCCCAGGGTCTCGGTGCTGCTGGGGAAGAGGAAGGCATCGGCGCTGGCATAGGCACTGGCGAGCTCCTCGCCGGCCAGGTACCCCACGAAATTCGTCGCACTGCCGGCGAACAGGGTCTCGAGCTGTTGGCGGTAGGGGCCATCGCCCACCAGCGCCAAGCGGGCATCGGGCATGGCGTCCAGCACCGGGCGGATGCGCTCGATCTGTTTTTCGGCGG
This DNA window, taken from Synechococcus sp. LTW-R, encodes the following:
- the mrdA gene encoding penicillin-binding protein 2, with protein sequence MAIASNPHRSAGLQRQPAILLGLVLLFASAMVLRLGWLQLLHGSENRERADENRIRLLARNPVRGRILDRHGQVLVSSRLIYSLYLQPKDLPQGTWPALRDRLSGLLNIPQKQLEQRKRRGPGKQEYRIELASELTPEQVLRFREQAGDLRGAQVDLDVVRSYPHGSLGAHTLGYTQPITEQEYKVLAKRGYKIRDRIGRIGVEAAYEKHLRGTWGGQMVEVNAMGEIQRVLGDRPSKAGKDLVVTLDLPLQRAAEAALKGKPGGAIVALNPRTGAILALASRPTFDPNFFSKTVTTQREYDALFASPSKPLFSRAMNAYDPGSTWKPVTAFAGMASGKFPPSTKLMTRACITYGGHCFPDHNGAGFGLIGYEDALRFSSNTFYYQIGVGVGSMPLYDAAVKLGFTKPTGIEIGYEESTGLVGNEQWAAKGRTWGKPGTTPWIPEDMASMSIGQSVVQVTPLQLARAYAVFANGGYLITPHLVDRGLDWTAPPRRTKVDIKPSTLATINLGLRKVVQEGTGYAMNQAAELPPVAGKTGTAEDSTGGPDHAWFACFAPYPNGEIVVVAFAQNTPGGGSVHALPMARQVLQVWAQQRSR